The Salmo salar chromosome ssa04, Ssal_v3.1, whole genome shotgun sequence genomic sequence aataaataaaatacaaatatatagtACGTCTGCAGTCTGTTTTGAGTGCATCTTTTGCACTTTAATAGTTCTGCAAAAGTCTCTCCTTAAAATACAAACACATGCATAACCCTACATACTGACATACTTCTTTGTCAATTAATTGATGCCATAGTTTTCCTATATGGGCTTGATAGGAAAAAAAATGCATTAAGAATGATCCTCTTTCCAGATTGCGAGGGGAACGCACCGCGTCATTACGTTCAGTGTTGCAGCAGGATAGCTTCGAACCATCTGATCCGACGTCAACATGTCTACCCGCCTTCGTTGGGACTACAGGGAGAAAAAAAACTGGGTAGGAGGGTCTTATGAAGTAATCGTTCGCAGATGTTTGTAATACCAGGGAAAAATCTTATTCCACACTTAGAGAAGTCTATCATGTTGTACGTCCAGTCCACTGCTGTTATTAGAGGGAATTAAACAAGAGAACAAAGAACAGTATTGACCAATACGCACTCATTTTGATCGTATGCGGTGTGCAATTAAGGAAATGAAAAGCTTTGCTATTGTAGGCCTAGGCATACCAGCCATCCTGCAAACTATATTATTTTGGGATAGCACAGAAGATGAATCAAAACGTAGCACATTTGATTGGCACATTGGACCAGGTTATTGCTTCCTACTGCATTTACACTGATTTGAGGATGGTGAGCTCAACCGGCTGAAAACAAAGTATGTAGCCTATAGGTCTGAGTTGGCCTATGAGTTGTATCCTTCTATAAATAATACAGCAGCAGGTCAGTTTCAGCTCGTCTCTTTATCACGATAGCCAGTTGATACTATTTCGGACGCCATCTTGACACGGACAGACGTCAAATGATTCATAATTATCATACTTCGGACTCGTGAAACAAGCCAATTTCATGTTACAATTATCTAGTGCAATCGGATGGACTGTAAATCTTCGGCGTGTCCAATCCTCTTCTGATTTACGTCGCTGTAGACGTCCCTTTAATTGCATAGCTTCTCGTGAAGAATCCTTTGGTCTGTTGTAGCCTATGTGAGGTCTGTTTACTCACCAACCATGCATTCAAATGACAAGTAACGATTATTCTTAGGGCAAACCGTTTAAATCCAGTCTACTCTCTAATAAATATTTACCAAGCTGTGATGCAGTGGGCAAAAGTGTGAAATAGACATGTGcaatacaaaatgttatgttaCAGGCTTTTATGTTGCAGGCCTAGTCTATAATTGCGCAGCTGACACAAGTAGTAGGCTGTAGacgtaatgtttttttttgtttcgttgtaatgtttgattagTGACGTGCATTTCAAAACAAAATTAACTAGCCTATTTATAGAACAATAGGCTATTATTTTCTATCAAAAGTAGGATATTAGTCATATCCAAAAGGATTTTATGCAAAGGCTACAGGTTTCATCGTCCGCCCTCAACCCCCAACCCTAAAAAGGCCCTTCAGCGCCGCATTTTGATAGGCACGCTATCAATCACACGAACATCCGATAGCTGGGCCCTCACTCGAGCCTCGACAATCTACCTTCCTCGGACCAACCAGCTTTTAACGTCAAAATCCACATTTTTCCCGGCTCCGCTCTGTCTCGTCCTCTTGTGTTTTGGGCGAGAAGAGTGGAATGCCATAATTAACCAATGGAATTTCAAGCCTATATATGCTATTTCTGCCACTATGTTTACATCTTTAGAAGGGTTGGTCATGGAGCCTAAAGAaaggcttttttttttacttagacCATCAAATTAGAGTAGCCTATAGCTATTATTCAGTTACTAGAAAAATATTTAAAATAGAGAATCACTTTATAACATGGAAAATGGAGTCACTAGCAGCAATAAATAATACACATTGTTATTGTTGAGTATATAACAACTGTGGTTAACTCGGTGGTCTCAATGTTGAGTAATTATTCCACTATACTAGCCTATTACTAGGCCTACAATTCTTATCATCAAGATAGTGCAGCCTAGTAGTGTGCTTAGCCTATTTGTTTATTCCTTCCTGGTGATATTGAATGACAACAACAACGATACTAGCCTATAGGTACCAATATAACACCACTGGCAGGGCTGTTAATGAGGAATCAGCATGTTATAGCAATCATCTAAATGATAGGGCTAATAATAACAGTCTCTAACAACAGCCGACTAATAATATTATACATCATAATACTCGTCATGATAATAATAAGATGCCTATAATCAAGGAGGAAAATGACAACAATGAGCTGTGTTGCATGTTGTTGAAGCATGGATACATTTCCTTGGTGATTCTGTTGAATTAGTCATAGCCCCGATGAACATACATTTGATGTAaacaataatataatttacccTAATCTTCTGTGCACCCAAAATAGATATTTTGTTTCATTGTAAGCTGTTTCTTAGACTATATTTATCTCCTGCACGATCACCTATGTCAGAACCCGCATGTTCAAATAGGCTacaaacacaacacagacagtttCTCCTGCGCGTGGGAATGTTTCTGTTACTACTTGAGGAGCTGTTGTGGATGTATCGCGTGAGTGCTGTTTGACAGGACTCGGGAAGGGAGAGCCCAGGCAAGCCTATAGGCCTTAGTTTGAGGCATAGGCTACCTCTAATCAAACAGAACATGCATGATTTCATTTTTACTATAGCTATATAATACTTTTATTTCTATTCGAGGGAAAAAAGCTACTTGTCTACTAAGACGCAAATGTTTTTGGAGGAATATGTCATACCTTGCAAGCGATATTTTACATTGAATGAGTTTGGTATAGAATAAACCCTTTAAAGTCTGCCTCGTATTTTCACTTTAATTATGCAACAAGGTGGTTGACTTTGTTTTTTTAAAAAACAGTGGTTTATTGAattaattacattgtttacatCTCAAATATTATTTAAATTCCACGTCTCTGGACGGAAGTGCAATTGAGTGGACTAAACAGTTGTTTAAAACACTATCAAATACTGTATACGACCACAACAATGACAACATAACACTTCATTACTTTTtttcaaataaaacatttgcttGAACTGCAACCACGACATCAGCCAAACACcattgatatttatatccaaagagAGCTAGATGGAGATAGAAAGATAGGGATAGATTGAGAACGACTTCACATACACCATAGTGTCCAATATTTCTGTTTGGTTTACTCTTGGGACAACAACAAACATCCAACCAACAACATCAGGCAATGACAAAGTCCCTTACCAAAGGGTCTTGTATCTCCTCCTCTTAAAAATGGAATGTTTTTTCTTCAAATATCCACTCTCCGTAGCGACAATTGCACataaatattccattaaataACGTGAGAGTACAAATATAAGTCTAGAAGAAGACTTTTTCATCATTTCAGGTCTTTTTTTTGAGAGGAGAAGAAGGATATTCACTGTTTGAGTTCCAAAGCCCAGACATGCTGCGGCCAACCAGTCCTTCCTTTGGTTTTCTTGTCATTGCTGCTCGCGGTGTTTTTCAAAACGTCATTCTGTTGGAAACAAGGGAAAATCAGATGTATGTTATTGTTGTCGAGAAATACTACTTTCTTGCCACTTATCACCACGTCTCTCAGGCATTCAAGGTTGTTATTCGGCCTACTGTGGTGTGGAGGCCTGAAGTTGTTATTACTAAATTATTATGAACATTATAATATATTTACAGTCTTTTCGCCAGTTTAGAACAGGTATCATTTAGTAACTTTGTCTCCATAAAACCAGTATTTTGGTCGCTTATGTCAAGATATTACAGGCCTTAAGGTTGTTGCCTACTGAGTTTCACAGCATAGGCTACTACAAACCTAGATAATAAGCAAATGTATGATCATAATGTCAAGCCTTGCAGGAGGCTACTCCATGTTTGCATAAGCATGCATAACTGAAATTATGAATTTGTCTTACcacttctttctttctcctctcctcctttgctTCTGTCTTTTTGAAGTCCGCTTTGAAGGCCTCTGCGTCGCCGTTCTGCTCGTCCTTGTCCAGAATGTCCATGAGGTAGGCGATATAACTGGTAGCCAGCCGGAGGGTCTTTATTTTGGACAGCTTAGTATCCGCAGGAACATTGGGAATGCAGTCCCTGAGCTCCGAGAAGGCGCTGTTGATGCTCTGAGTCCTGCGCCTCTCCTTTCGGTTTGCTGTAGGTCTCCGTTTCACCGGCCGAGGTCCCATCCCGATCCCAGCGACGCCAGCCCCGGGGATACCACCTCCGTAGTGTGCGTGGTCTAACGCCGGGCCCCCGGTGGAGTAGTCGGGGCTGTACGAGGGCGCCATACTGTAGTCTGGGGGAGACATCTCCGGGTGGCTTATCAGCCAACCGTGGAAGTAGGGGTTCTCTTCGTGGCAGCGGCTTGCAGCTGCTGCTGCCGCGAAGGAGTAGCCGTCATGATGCATCACCGGATGGTGAGGGAATCCACCAACTAAACTCATGGCGACACAGCAGTAGACCAGAAACTGTGCTACTAACCAACCACGAAACGAATACGCGTTCGCACTCTCCAATTAATGTCAGGTTCTCCAAAATATTTTAGGAAAATAGGCTATTCTCATAAAACGTAACTTGGTTCAGTTGGTCATTTGAAAAGCACTGCTATTTATTTTTGTCCAATATAGACACCTAAACGAAACTTCAGCAGTGTATGAGTTTTTAGACGTTATTTTTTTCTGTTTTGCTGGTCTATGGTGTGGAATATAGAAGAATGTTGTCAGCTACTTACACGTATTTCTCAATTTGTCCATTCCCAACGTGAGAAAGTTCCTTCTTTTCCATTACGGAGACAGACAGTGCATGTTTCGCCTGATGAACTGCGTCCTCAAGCACTTCGGCTCGAGCTTTTCCCCTCCAAACTCTTTACGGATTCCAGACCAAATTCATTAAATAGGACGTCAGATAACAAAAAAAAAGGTCTAAATCCCAGCTGCTGTAGTGTGCACTGCACGCAATACACAGCCTTTCAGTTGAGCACacaaccaggattcatccgtttGATCTCCATGTCACAGCTTCATCTTGAGAACGACTTGGGTTAATATATGTCGTCAAGACCACTCTGAGCCAATCACGTCTTAGAGGAGGAGGGCCATAACCTACATTGCTGGGTGTTTACGCTCCTAAATTTCAATGGCCCCTCTTAAGCATTGGCAGCCTCGACGTATTTTATTAATGACATTAAGATTGTGAAAAATCCATACACCGCCTAATTAGACTATTGCAATTATAAAATCATCAACAAAATGAGAGGTATGGACGTTTTTTTTGCCTTTAAATGTCAACGTTGGGGGCTGTTGTTGTAGGCAAATTTTAATAATGATAGGCCTATGATTAGTGGTAGGCTATTACTATTTGTGGTTTGCACGTTTGATTgtactcaacaacaaaaaaatacgtAGACCTGAAAGTCAAACGCATGATTGATTAGTTTATTCATGAAACTCGTCTTGTCTTGATGTAAAAGTTAGCTTTCAAGGAAATAGGCCCACATCATTTTGTGGGATATGTCAATAGGGTCGATTATTTCGGTCATCAATGCAGCAATGCATTTATTGTACGCGCATGGGAAAGGCTATTCGATATCGTTAAACAGGAATATTATTCACAGTAGCCTATGCTTTTCACGTCTGACACTTTTTCATATTCATATTAAAAGCCACATTTTATCTCTCTCAAGTAGGCCAAGTCCCTTATCAATAAACCAAGCGCATTATAGGCCTATTGGTCACATTCCATATTACTCGTGCAAAACAATTATTACCTCCGTTGCATGATCCTACTTTGTGTCACATAAACAACAAAATGATGCGAATAGCAAACAACAGAATCATGTAATATTTAATCTGTGTAGAAATAAATACTACACTTTTTCGACATATATTGGCTTTAACTGACATGCATTATTGCTCGATTTGCGATCATTGAACACTTGACTAAACGTCCATCAATTCGATAGCAAACTATGCGTAAAGTCATTTTGAGAGTAAAATGAGAGGCAAAACGTAATGGAATCATGTTGGCCCATTCTCACAAtgtatcaaatatatatatatattgtattttaaATACAACATACTATTCTATGATATGCACAGCTTTGACATTTATTTAGTTTTTGTTATATAATATATTTCACCCGTCGAAACAACTGACTAGCTAGAGAATGTTGGCTGCGTTTGCTATAttagcatataaacactatatatcTATGTGAAATTAAATTGTAATTCATCATTACATTGCAAATAAATAATGCCTATTTCATTATAGCATTGTTTTGGTGCAAATGTGAATATAATAGAGAGATTAACTTTAGGCCTACACTTCATAGGACCTTCCTCTAGTACTGGAATAGGCCGATACATAAACCGATAGGCTTGAATGACCAGGGAGAATCCAGCCGATGACGCAATTTAAAGCAAAGTAGGCCTGTTTCGCACAGATTGCTGATAAGGTAAACAATTCATTTAAATACTCGACTAATTTTGTTTCAGGGCtcatttcaacctttatttagaCTCGAGGTTGTTGATGGTCACGCCCATATTTATTTATGGGAATCTCAATTGGCATAAGACCAAGTGTATCATTGCATGGTAACT encodes the following:
- the LOC106602386 gene encoding heart- and neural crest derivatives-expressed protein 2 codes for the protein MSLVGGFPHHPVMHHDGYSFAAAAAASRCHEENPYFHGWLISHPEMSPPDYSMAPSYSPDYSTGGPALDHAHYGGGIPGAGVAGIGMGPRPVKRRPTANRKERRRTQSINSAFSELRDCIPNVPADTKLSKIKTLRLATSYIAYLMDILDKDEQNGDAEAFKADFKKTEAKEERRKKEVNDVLKNTASSNDKKTKGRTGWPQHVWALELKQ